CGGTACCACGCATTCTGGAAATCCTTTCCTTGCGCATCGCGTGTTTTTGGTTTTCGGTCTTTGGTGACCGTGCGATGCCGTTCTTGCGATCCCCGCTCAAACGTCTCCCGCCACGGACTTAGGATGTGGGGGATGAGGGGGATGTTCCACACGGGAACCTTGGAATACTAGCAGCCCGACCGAGCCAGGTCAAGGAAAAAGCACGTTTTTCGTCGTCGATGCCCGGATCGACCCGCTTTGAGCCCGCCGGGCACCGGATAACCGGGCCAAAATAGAGCGAGATTATCCCTGATATGTGGCGCGTTTTTTTCTATACTGGGTAACGTCGGATAAGTTGACCTCGAGCTTCACCCCGCCTCCCGCGCCGCGGATTCGGGAATACCCCCCGTAAGGAGTTGTTAATGAGCGAGATACCCGCAGATATCGAGATAGCCCATCGCGCTAGGCCCCTGCCGATCGTCGAGGTGGCCGACAAGCTGGGGCTGGCCCCCGAAGACCTGGACCTCTACGGCAACGACAAGTGCAAAGTGCACCTGGACACCCTGGAGAAGCGACGTCGCGGCGTCGGCAACCTGGTGTTGGTCTCGGCGATCACCCCGACACCGGCCGGCGAGGGCAAGACGACGACGACCATCGGCCTGACCCAGGGTTTGACCAAGCTGGGTAAAAACGCCTGCTGCGCCATCCGCGAGCCCTCCCTCGGGCCGATCTTCGGCATCAAGGGCGGCGCCGCCGGCGGCGGCTACTCCCAGGTCCTGCCGATGGAGGACATCAACCTCCACTTCACCGGCGATTTCCACGCCATCACCGCGGCGCACAACCTGCTGGCGGCGTCCCTCGACAACTACCTCCACCGGCGCCACGACGACATCGACCCCCGCACGGTGACCTACCGCCGGGTGCTGGACATGAACGACCGCGCCCTGCGCGACATCATCATCGGCCTGGGCGGACGCAAACAAGGCGTACCCCGGGAGACGGGCTTCGACATCACCGCGGCCAGCGAGCTGATGGCCATCCTCTGTCTGGCCCAGGACTTCGGCGACCTCAAGGGCCGCATCGAGCAGATGTTCATCGGTATGACCTACAAGCGCGAGCGGGTGCTGGCCAAACAGATCGGCGTCTCCGGGGCGATGGCCATGCTGCTCAAGGACGCCATCAAACCCAACCTGGTGCAGACCCTGGAGGGCGGACCGGCCTTCATCCACGGCGGACCCTTCGCCAACATCGCCCACGGCTGCAACTCCGTGCTGGCCACCCGAATGGCCCTGGCCTTCAGCGACTGGGCGATCACCGAGGCCGGTTTCGGCTTCGATCTGGGCGCGGAGAAATTCTTCGACATCAAATGCGTCGGCGGCGGCTTCTACCCCAGCATCGTCGTGCTGGTGGCCACCTGCCGGGCGCTGAAGATGCACGGCGGCGTCAAGAAGAAGGAGCTCGACGAGCCCAACCCCGACGCCGTGGCCGCCGGGCTGCCCAACCTCGAGAAGCATCTCGAGAACATCGGCAAGTTCCGCCTGCCCACCGTGGTCTGTCTCAACCGCTTCGCCTACGACACCGACGAGGAACTGCAGATCGTGCTGGACTTCTGCCGTGAAAAAAACGTCCCCGCGGCGATCGGCGACGGTTTCGCCAAGGGCGGCGACGGCATGCGCGAGCTGGCCCAGCTCGTCGTCGACCACGCCGAGGACTGCAAGAACCTCTTCCGCCCGCTCTACAAATGGGACTGGCCGTTGAAGAAGAAGATCTTCACCATCGCCCACGAAGTCTACGGCGCCGAGCACGTCGACTACACCAAACAGGCGCGTATCGACCTCAAGTACATCAAGAAATTCGGCTACGACAAGCTGCCGGTCTGTATCGCCAAGACCCAGAACTCGCTCTCCGACAACCCCAAGCTCCTGGGGCGCCCCAAGGACTTCGTCGTCACGGTGCGCGAGATCGAGATCGCCGCCGGCGCCGGCTTCGTCATCCCGTTGACCGGCGACATCCTGCGGATGCCCGGATTGTCCAAGCATCCGGCGGCCAACGACATGGACATCGACTCCCGGGGCAACATCAGCGGTCTGTTCTAGACCGCGCCCGCCCCTGACGCCTCCCCGGAGTGACCCATGGCCCGATACAACAGCGCAATGCGCCGGGTGGTCCGCCGCCGCCTGTGGAGTGACGAGAAGAAGAAAAAACGCCGCACCGCCGTCTTCAGCGGACTGATGATCGTCTGGATGGGCGGCTACATGTCCTTCATCTTCCTGGAGACACTCTGGATCGCCATCGGACTGGCGTCCGCCTGGATCGTCATCTTCCTCGTCGTCGTATTGGGCGACTACGCCGACCGCCTCTTCGTCATCCGCGCCCTGTTCGAGGAGGCCGGGGAACGCTGGGAGAAGTTCTGCGAGGAGGTCGGGGATCCGCCGATCAAGGCCCGGGTGGGCGAAGCCTTCCCCCTGGTCATCGAGCACTACGCCACCATCCGCCAAAGGCTGGGTGAGATCGACGATCTGCCCGCCGACCTCGACGACGTCGTCGACGAGGTCGAGGCCGACGCCCTGGCGCTGGCCCGGGAATGGTTGCGGATGGACAAGGTCTTTCTCCTCTACCAACGCGGCAAGGACATCAACTCCGAACCACTGCAGGGCAAGGCCCGGCAGTTGATGGCCCTGCTGGGCAAGCGGACCGTCGAGTTTACC
The sequence above is drawn from the Candidatus Coatesbacteria bacterium genome and encodes:
- a CDS encoding formate--tetrahydrofolate ligase, yielding MPADIEIAHRARPLPIVEVADKLGLAPEDLDLYGNDKCKVHLDTLEKRRRGVGNLVLVSAITPTPAGEGKTTTTIGLTQGLTKLGKNACCAIREPSLGPIFGIKGGAAGGGYSQVLPMEDINLHFTGDFHAITAAHNLLAASLDNYLHRRHDDIDPRTVTYRRVLDMNDRALRDIIIGLGGRKQGVPRETGFDITAASELMAILCLAQDFGDLKGRIEQMFIGMTYKRERVLAKQIGVSGAMAMLLKDAIKPNLVQTLEGGPAFIHGGPFANIAHGCNSVLATRMALAFSDWAITEAGFGFDLGAEKFFDIKCVGGGFYPSIVVLVATCRALKMHGGVKKKELDEPNPDAVAAGLPNLEKHLENIGKFRLPTVVCLNRFAYDTDEELQIVLDFCREKNVPAAIGDGFAKGGDGMRELAQLVVDHAEDCKNLFRPLYKWDWPLKKKIFTIAHEVYGAEHVDYTKQARIDLKYIKKFGYDKLPVCIAKTQNSLSDNPKLLGRPKDFVVTVREIEIAAGAGFVIPLTGDILRMPGLSKHPAANDMDIDSRGNISGLF